The following DNA comes from bacterium.
CCGACGATGCCCAGCGCGAGGCCGCGATCCGTCGGGCGCTCTGGACCGACACCGGCGCCGGCAGCGAAATCCTGACCGCGGCCGTCCGCTCGGTGGACCAGCCGCTGGGCGTCTTCGCGGTGATCCGTCAGCAGGACCGTCCCTTCGACGAAAGCGAGCGGCGTCTGCTCAAACTGGTCAGCGGCCAGGCGGAGCGCATCTTCGACCGCCAGCGCGCCCTGATCAACGCCTCGCGTCTGGTCACCATGGGCAAGATGATCTCGGAGATTTCGCATGATCTGCGCAAGCCGCTGACGAACATTCGCGGCAGTCTCCAGGTCCTGCGCGGACGGATGGCCGCCGACACGCACACCGGCGCGATCCTCAAATCGACCGAGGAGGAAGTGGTCCGGCTGGCGGCACTGGTGACCGAACTGGTGGATTTCTCCAACCCCACCCGCTACCGGACCGACCGCCGCGACCTGCGCCCGATCATCTTTCGCGCGGTGGGGCTGGTCGAACAGTTCGCCAAGAAACACGACATCGGAGTCGAAGTGCGGATTCCCTCGGTGCTCAAACCGGTCTTCTGCGATGAAAACCAGATCACCGAGGCGCTGCTCAACATTCTGATGAACGCGGTCGAGGCGATGGGCAAGGGCGGCACGCTCACGGTCACCGCCACCGCCGAACCGGCCTTCCCCTCCGGCGAGGAGCAGGTCCACATCACCGTCGCCGACACCGGCCCGGGCATGGGCCAGGCCGAACTGGCGCGCTGTTTCGAGCGGTACTTCACCACCAAGGCGACCGGCACCGGGCTGGGGCTGGCGATTGTCCAAAGGATCATCCAGGCGCACGATGGCACCATCACGGCGGAAAGCAGCCCCGGCCAGGGGACGCAATTCCACATCCGCATGCCCGTGCGGTGACGCGATTTGCCACTTTCCGGTAAGGGATTGCCTGTCAGCAGCCGATATACCCAATAGCGCAACGCCTTGCCCATCCGGGCCGGGGGATGGCGCGCAAACGAAAGGGCTGTCGCATGTTGGACCCGATCAAGGTGCTGGTGATAGATGACGATCCCAAGGTGCCGTGGATCCTTTCCGAGCGCCTCTCACAGGATTTCAAAGTGGTCTCGGCCGCGGATGGCTTTGAGGGCATCCAATTGGCGGCGCAGGAGAAGCCCGATGTCATCCTGCTGGATGTGAAGATGCCGGGGATGGACGGGCTCCAGGTGCTGGAGCGGCTGCGTCCGGCCAAGCTGGAGTCCGAGGTCATCATGCTATCGGGACATGGCGAATCGGAGACGGTGGCCACCGCCTTCCGTCTCGGGGCGGCCGAGTTCATCAACAAGCCGTTCGACCCGACCGAGGTCGAATTGCACATGAAAAAGGTGCTCGAGTCGCGGGCGCTGCGGCGCGAGAACGCCAAGTTGCAGCGCGCGTTGCACGAGCGTTTCCGCACGCTGGTCGGCGACTCGCCGGCGATGCAGCAGGTGAAAAACATCCTCGAGGAAATCGCCGACAGCGAGCTGACCGTGCTCATTCGCGGCGAAAGCGGCACCGGCAAGGAAGTGGTGGCGCGTCTTTTGCACGACGAATCGGCGCGGGCCCGGGCGCCGTTCACGAAAGTCAACT
Coding sequences within:
- a CDS encoding ATP-binding protein: DDAQREAAIRRALWTDTGAGSEILTAAVRSVDQPLGVFAVIRQQDRPFDESERRLLKLVSGQAERIFDRQRALINASRLVTMGKMISEISHDLRKPLTNIRGSLQVLRGRMAADTHTGAILKSTEEEVVRLAALVTELVDFSNPTRYRTDRRDLRPIIFRAVGLVEQFAKKHDIGVEVRIPSVLKPVFCDENQITEALLNILMNAVEAMGKGGTLTVTATAEPAFPSGEEQVHITVADTGPGMGQAELARCFERYFTTKATGTGLGLAIVQRIIQAHDGTITAESSPGQGTQFHIRMPVR